The genomic segment CCGGAAAGGACGGTGGGCCATGGAGCCCGCTGATCGCGATCAGGAGCCGGAGAATCGGCCCGCCGAACCACAACCCAGCCAACGGCGCTCCGCCGCACTCACCCGCCGCGGCGCGTTGTTGGGGATGGGAGCGGTGGCCGGCGTCGCCGCCGTGGACGTCGGCGGATTCGCCTATGCGGGCGGGTGGCTCGGTTTTTCAGCGCCCGACGCGCTGACCCCGCCGCGCTTCGCCGATCGGTTCGAACAAGTCTTCGGCCGCCATGACGGGTTCCGGCGAAACCACGCCAAAGGGCTGAGCGCGACGGGGTCGTTTGCGAGCAACGGGGCGGGCGCGGCCGTCTGCCGGGGGACGGTCTTCCGGGCCGGAAACGTGCCGCTGATCGGTCGATTCTCGCTGGGCGGCGGGCTGCCCGACCAGAGCGACAAGCCAGACACGGTCCGTGGTCTCGGGCTGATGTTCCAGGTGCCCAACGGCCAGCAGTGGCGCACCGCGATGGTGAATTTCCCCGTGTTCACCGACCGCACGCCGGAAGGTTTTTACGAGCGGTTGCTCGCGTCCAAACCCGTTCCCGCGACGGGCAAGCCCGATCCCCAAAAGATGGCCGCGTTCCTCGATCGGCATCCCGAGACCGTTGCGGCGCTGAAGATCATCAAGCAGACGCCCCCCAGCGTGGGGTTCGCGGACAGCGCGTTTCACGGTCTGAACGCGTTTTACTTCACCAACAGTGCCGGAGTGACCGTCCCGGTGCGCTGGTCGGCGGTTGCGCAGCAGGCCGCCCCGCCGGCTTCGTCCGGCAAGGATTACTTGTTCGACGACCTCATCCGCGCGGTCGCGCAGCGGCCGCTGACATGGAATCTCGTTCTCACGATCGGTGAACCGGGCGACCCGACTAGCGACGCCACCAAACCCTGGCCGCAGTCGCGGCGGTCGATCGACACCGGCACCATCACCATCGACGCGGTGCAGACGGAGGAGGCCGGCAACGCCCGCGACATCAATTTCGATCCGACGGTGCTGCCCGACGGCATCGCGGTGTCCGACGATCCGTTGCTGGCTGCCCGGTCGGCCGTTTACGCGCGCTCGTTCACTCGACGTGCCGAGGAACCAAAGTCGCCCAGCGAGGTCAATGTCGGCCAGGTGCGGTCATGACCGAAGAAACGGTCGAAACAGCCAGCACGGCGGCACGTTTCACGATCCCGTCCCGGATCCTGCATTGGGTGATGGCGCCAATGGTCATCGTGCAGTTGCTCATTGGCGTGACGATGATCGCTTCGCTGAGCTACTACCCGCTGCTGCTGGCCATTCACCGGCCATTGGGTGTGGCCATCCTGATCTTCGCGGTGGTGCGGCTGGCGAACCGGCTCACGCACCGCCCGCCAGCGTTTTTGGCGACGATGAGCCGCGCCGAGCGCAGGATCGCGACGTGGTCGGAGTACGCGCTCTACGCGTTGCTTCTAGTACAACCGCTGATCGGATGGGCCACACTCTCGGCGGCGAGACTCCCGGTCACGATGGTAGGGCCGATCCGCCTGCCCGGCATCGCACCGCAGAACCTCGATCTGTACGCGGTGCTACGCGAATGCCATGGGGTATTCGCCTTCCTGCTGTTCGCCGCGTTTACCGCCCACATGTGCGCGGTGCTGTTTCACACCCTGGTGTTGCGGGACGGTCTGCTCGATCGAATGGCACTGTGGCCCAGCAGGTTCCGTGCTGCGGGGGTAGACAGTCGAACCGGTTCCTGAGTCGAGGCGTGTCATGGCCGCACGATTCCTGGTAGCCGGCGGGATAGCTAATGGCCGGCCCGGCTGTTGACCGCGCTGTCGAAGGTGACCCGAACGGTGTCGGCGCGCAACCACCGCTGCGTGATCGAGACCGGCCGTAACGTGCCCTCGTCAACGTTGAGGCTTTCGATGTACCACCCCAGGCTGGACTGTGGCGCGTCGAGTTGGTCGGCGACTTCGCCTTCGAATATCTCAGTGCTGGCGTGTACCCACGCCCGTCGCGGCGACAGGCCCGCGTTGGTAAGGACTTCGTGTAGTGAGTCGTTGGCACGCATCGCCAGTGCGAGGTCGGGAACCAATGTGGCGGGCACCCATTCGATCCCCCACGCCGCGGGCAAGTCGTTGACGTAGGACAACCGCACCAGGCGATGACATGGATCCGAGGGCAGCTGTTGCAGTTTGGCGGCGATCTCCGCGGGGGGCAGCTGCTGGATGCAGCTGCGTACGACGCTTCGCGGAGACGCGCCGGCCGCGCGCACCGTGGCGCTCCACGAAGGCGCGCGTTCCGCATCGATCGGATAGTCGATGCGGTGAGTCGCGAAGCTTCCGGCTCCACGCACCCGGCGGATCACATTGCGGGCGGTCAGATACTGCAGCGCGGCACGCGCGGTCGAGCGGGCGACGGTGAAACGCTGGGCCACCTCGTTTTCGCTCGGGACCCGCTGCCCGTCGTTGAATTCACGGATCTCTGCTTCCAAGATTCGGGCGATCGAGCGGTACTTCGGGTCGGCGACCACAGCGCACCCTAACGCCGCGCCGATTCCCCCGCTTTGCCAGAGACCTGCCATCGTCGAGTTGTTCGGACAACTGCGACGAAATCGGCTGTCAACGTTCACCTTTCGTACACCTTCGCGAAGCCGTCGCGCCAGGGCTCAGCCAGACGGTTTCAGCAACGCTCGGTGCGGCGCTCACATGCCCGGCGCCGACCTACGTGCCCAACGCTGGCGCTCAGAGGAGACGGACATGATCAGATTGGCCTGCCTGGACATGGCGGGCACCACAGTGCTCGACGACGGCGCGGTCGCCGATGCGTTTGACGCGTCTCTGTCGTCGTCAGGATTGTCTACCGGCAGCCCCGACTATCAGGCGGCCGTCCGCTACGTCCACGAGACGATGGGACAGTCGAAGATCGAGGTGTTTCGGGCCATCTTCGATGGCGACATGCAGCGCGCGGAAGCGGCCAACGCCGCGTTCGAAACGGCCTACGTCGAAGCCATCCGGAGCAACCGGGTGGCGCCCGTTGCGCAGGCCGCCGAGACCATCGAAAAGCTCCGCGGATCGGGCTGCGCCGTGGTGCTTACCACGGGCTTTGCCCCGACCACTCGCGACCACATCATCGCGACCCTAGGGTGGGGCGACTTGATCACACATGCGTTGTCACCCGCGGATGCCGGCCGCGGACGACCCTATCCCGACATGATCCTTACGGCTTTGCTGCGCACCGGAACCGAGGCCGTCGACCAGATCGCCGTCGCCGGCGATACCACTAACGACCTGTGGGCCGGTTCGCGAGCCGGAGCGGCGATCGTGGCCGGCGTGCGGACCGGGGCACACGATGACGCCGACTTCGCGTCCGTGCCACACACCCACGTGCTCGACTCGGTCGCCGACCTGGTCGCCTGCATCGACACGCATAACCAGGCGGTGTCGCGATGACGACGCTGGACCACACGGGGGTG from the Mycobacterium lentiflavum genome contains:
- a CDS encoding GntR family transcriptional regulator, which gives rise to MAGLWQSGGIGAALGCAVVADPKYRSIARILEAEIREFNDGQRVPSENEVAQRFTVARSTARAALQYLTARNVIRRVRGAGSFATHRIDYPIDAERAPSWSATVRAAGASPRSVVRSCIQQLPPAEIAAKLQQLPSDPCHRLVRLSYVNDLPAAWGIEWVPATLVPDLALAMRANDSLHEVLTNAGLSPRRAWVHASTEIFEGEVADQLDAPQSSLGWYIESLNVDEGTLRPVSITQRWLRADTVRVTFDSAVNSRAGH
- a CDS encoding HAD family hydrolase — its product is MIRLACLDMAGTTVLDDGAVADAFDASLSSSGLSTGSPDYQAAVRYVHETMGQSKIEVFRAIFDGDMQRAEAANAAFETAYVEAIRSNRVAPVAQAAETIEKLRGSGCAVVLTTGFAPTTRDHIIATLGWGDLITHALSPADAGRGRPYPDMILTALLRTGTEAVDQIAVAGDTTNDLWAGSRAGAAIVAGVRTGAHDDADFASVPHTHVLDSVADLVACIDTHNQAVSR
- a CDS encoding cytochrome b, producing the protein MTEETVETASTAARFTIPSRILHWVMAPMVIVQLLIGVTMIASLSYYPLLLAIHRPLGVAILIFAVVRLANRLTHRPPAFLATMSRAERRIATWSEYALYALLLVQPLIGWATLSAARLPVTMVGPIRLPGIAPQNLDLYAVLRECHGVFAFLLFAAFTAHMCAVLFHTLVLRDGLLDRMALWPSRFRAAGVDSRTGS
- a CDS encoding catalase family peroxidase: MEPADRDQEPENRPAEPQPSQRRSAALTRRGALLGMGAVAGVAAVDVGGFAYAGGWLGFSAPDALTPPRFADRFEQVFGRHDGFRRNHAKGLSATGSFASNGAGAAVCRGTVFRAGNVPLIGRFSLGGGLPDQSDKPDTVRGLGLMFQVPNGQQWRTAMVNFPVFTDRTPEGFYERLLASKPVPATGKPDPQKMAAFLDRHPETVAALKIIKQTPPSVGFADSAFHGLNAFYFTNSAGVTVPVRWSAVAQQAAPPASSGKDYLFDDLIRAVAQRPLTWNLVLTIGEPGDPTSDATKPWPQSRRSIDTGTITIDAVQTEEAGNARDINFDPTVLPDGIAVSDDPLLAARSAVYARSFTRRAEEPKSPSEVNVGQVRS